The Flavobacterium jumunjinense genome includes a region encoding these proteins:
- a CDS encoding pseudouridine synthase: protein MNHRHFMLHKPHGYLSQFIYELKRKKKLLGELYPFPEGTMAIGRLDEDSEGLLLLTTDGKVSEQIRRKSVEKEYYAQVDGIITQEAVDIMQKGVEIGVNGTKYLTRNCKSKLLPVLPDYIGPGRRIRDERHGPTSWVSITVTEGKFRQVRKMTAAVGFPTLRLIRVRVGDSHLEGLQAGAVKEVNAF from the coding sequence ATGAACCACCGACATTTTATGCTTCATAAACCACATGGCTATTTGAGTCAGTTTATATATGAGTTGAAACGCAAGAAAAAGTTACTAGGAGAGCTATATCCTTTTCCAGAAGGAACAATGGCAATAGGTCGCTTAGATGAAGATTCGGAAGGATTACTTTTACTAACAACCGATGGGAAAGTGAGTGAGCAAATTAGACGAAAAAGCGTTGAAAAAGAATATTATGCACAAGTGGATGGTATTATTACACAAGAAGCAGTAGATATAATGCAAAAAGGTGTCGAAATTGGTGTTAATGGAACCAAATACCTAACACGAAATTGCAAATCGAAGTTACTTCCTGTTTTACCCGATTATATAGGTCCAGGGAGAAGAATTAGAGACGAACGTCACGGACCCACTTCTTGGGTTTCGATAACTGTTACCGAAGGAAAATTTCGTCAGGTAAGAAAAATGACGGCAGCAGTTGGTTTTCCTACGTTACGTTTGATTAGAGTTAGGGTAGGAGATAGCCATTTAGAAGGCTTGCAAGCGGGTGCAGTAAAAGAGGTTAATGCGTTTTAA
- a CDS encoding DNA topoisomerase subunit B, with protein MEEQTIRPYKWRDHIRSRPAMYIGQLNFYGYKQIVEYLFEEILEDALENPVFEITFLPENSFTIQITNTDTKKMLIRLKKLQKTDDQLSNLGLALFIVLNANATITVHDLPSIVIFHKQDNSFGFAASTSQETEKSIILTAKLDQEIFTDLELVYDQINPFLRQFAYLNPSLKIISTDKTTEELQRNIFYYPKGVFQQLDYYISQQTYGESFMRVDIEAEINNYFYKIGISFSNLYPNKSLIKTYVGNLESYQGGSYNDGILDGLILAIKKAAEEKNIVIEINRKLVKEQFLIIAAVTGADFIFKGSIRRELGMPKLKKDVKELVYEETTNYFNLNPKVKEKIIYIFKKWFEYDFEN; from the coding sequence ATGGAAGAACAAACTATACGTCCTTACAAATGGAGAGATCATATTAGAAGTAGACCAGCAATGTACATTGGTCAATTAAATTTTTATGGTTATAAACAAATAGTAGAGTATTTATTTGAAGAAATTTTGGAGGATGCTTTAGAAAATCCAGTTTTTGAAATTACTTTTTTGCCTGAAAATAGTTTTACTATTCAAATTACCAATACGGATACAAAAAAAATGCTCATTCGTTTGAAAAAACTACAAAAAACAGATGACCAACTCTCTAATTTAGGTTTAGCTTTATTTATAGTATTAAATGCAAATGCTACCATTACAGTTCATGACCTTCCCTCTATTGTCATTTTTCATAAACAGGATAATTCTTTTGGTTTTGCGGCTTCTACTTCACAAGAAACAGAAAAAAGTATTATCCTTACAGCCAAATTAGACCAAGAAATATTTACAGACTTGGAATTAGTATATGACCAAATAAATCCTTTTTTACGACAGTTTGCTTATCTAAACCCTAGTTTAAAAATAATTAGTACCGATAAAACCACCGAGGAATTACAAAGAAATATTTTCTATTATCCAAAAGGTGTTTTTCAACAACTAGACTATTACATCTCCCAACAGACTTATGGAGAATCATTCATGCGAGTAGATATTGAAGCAGAAATTAATAACTATTTCTATAAAATTGGTATTTCATTTTCAAATCTTTATCCGAATAAATCCCTAATTAAAACTTATGTGGGTAATCTTGAAAGTTATCAAGGAGGTTCTTATAATGATGGCATCTTAGATGGATTAATTTTAGCGATAAAAAAAGCGGCAGAAGAAAAAAATATTGTCATCGAAATAAATCGAAAATTAGTAAAAGAACAATTCTTAATTATTGCAGCTGTTACTGGTGCTGATTTTATTTTTAAAGGAAGTATACGAAGAGAATTAGGGATGCCAAAATTAAAAAAAGACGTAAAAGAGCTAGTTTATGAAGAAACCACAAATTATTTCAATTTAAATCCAAAAGTTAAAGAGAAAATAATATACATATTTAAGAAATGGTTTGAATACGATTTTGAAAATTAG
- a CDS encoding dienelactone hydrolase family protein → MKKYISLFLLSISFTMMGQLQTINYTDGTQKLEGFFAKAKKDNPKNIGIIVLPAWMGIDNHAKESAEALADLGYHAFVADIYGMGNKPTNTTEAGKLAGYFKSSYKDYQKRIQLAIDQLVKQGANADEIAVIGYCFGGTGAIEAARDGLKVKGVVSFHGGLGKDPMRISQPITAKVLVLHGADDPYVPQKEIQAFQDEMRISKADWQMNYYANAVHAFTHKDLDTDNSKGAAYNEKADKRSWEAMKAFFIELFK, encoded by the coding sequence ATGAAAAAATACATCTCACTTTTTTTATTATCCATAAGCTTTACTATGATGGGACAACTTCAAACAATTAATTATACCGATGGTACTCAAAAACTAGAAGGTTTCTTTGCTAAAGCGAAAAAAGACAACCCTAAAAATATTGGAATAATTGTGCTTCCTGCTTGGATGGGTATTGATAATCATGCAAAAGAATCGGCTGAAGCTTTGGCAGATTTAGGGTATCATGCTTTTGTTGCGGATATTTATGGAATGGGTAACAAACCAACCAATACAACAGAAGCGGGTAAATTGGCAGGTTATTTTAAAAGTAGTTATAAAGATTACCAAAAGCGCATTCAGTTAGCTATTGACCAATTGGTAAAACAAGGTGCAAATGCGGATGAAATTGCCGTAATTGGTTATTGTTTTGGAGGAACAGGTGCTATTGAAGCAGCAAGAGACGGTCTAAAAGTGAAAGGAGTGGTTTCTTTTCATGGTGGTTTAGGAAAAGATCCAATGCGTATTTCGCAACCTATTACTGCTAAGGTATTAGTTCTTCATGGTGCTGATGACCCTTATGTTCCACAAAAAGAAATACAAGCTTTTCAAGATGAAATGAGAATTTCAAAAGCCGATTGGCAAATGAATTATTACGCAAATGCTGTACATGCGTTTACACATAAAGATTTAGACACTGACAATAGTAAAGGTGCAGCTTACAATGAAAAGGCAGACAAAAGAAGTTGGGAAGCGATGAAAGCTTTCTTTATTGAGCTTTTTAAATAA
- a CDS encoding ABC transporter ATP-binding protein, whose translation MTKKVIHSENLSIGYTNKSKTTTIIEDCDISLVSGKLIALIGANGIGKSTLLKTLTGIIPPIKGNIFINGKKIGDYPPKELAQELSIVLTESLPPSNLTVYEIVALGRQPYTNWLGTLTPEDKEKINNAIALTGIGDFKDKRHFEISDGQLQKTLITRALAQDTSIIILDEPTTHLDLVHKVSLIKLLQKLTHETGKTILYSTHDIDLAIQLCDEMIVLTPNKLVKDQPCNLIEQNVFNELFQNESVVFDKTIGKFKVV comes from the coding sequence ATGACAAAAAAAGTAATCCATAGTGAAAACCTTTCTATTGGCTATACCAATAAAAGCAAAACAACTACTATTATTGAGGACTGCGATATTAGTTTAGTATCGGGTAAATTGATTGCGCTAATAGGTGCGAATGGTATTGGAAAATCGACCTTACTAAAAACACTCACTGGTATTATTCCTCCTATTAAAGGAAATATTTTCATTAATGGAAAAAAAATAGGCGATTATCCACCGAAAGAACTTGCGCAAGAATTGAGTATCGTTTTAACGGAAAGTCTGCCTCCTAGTAATTTAACGGTCTATGAAATTGTGGCTTTAGGCAGGCAACCCTATACTAATTGGTTAGGTACTCTAACTCCTGAGGATAAGGAAAAAATAAACAACGCTATTGCGCTTACAGGTATTGGTGATTTTAAAGATAAAAGGCATTTTGAAATTAGTGATGGGCAATTGCAAAAAACTTTAATCACAAGAGCGTTGGCTCAAGATACTTCAATTATAATTTTGGACGAACCGACCACGCATTTGGATTTGGTACACAAAGTATCTTTAATAAAATTGCTTCAAAAATTAACCCACGAAACAGGAAAAACGATTTTATACTCTACACATGATATTGATTTAGCAATTCAATTGTGTGATGAAATGATTGTTTTAACTCCTAATAAATTGGTTAAAGACCAACCTTGTAATTTGATTGAACAAAATGTTTTCAATGAATTGTTCCAGAATGAATCTGTAGTTTTTGATAAAACGATTGGAAAATTTAAAGTGGTTTAA
- a CDS encoding GxxExxY protein has protein sequence MTTQKQINEITYEVIGCAIEVHKYMGAGLLESVYQSCLIEELKIKKINFVSELKMPVIYKGKELDIDFRCDLYIENILVVELKSVNEVHPIHEAQLLTYMKLLKAPKGILINFNCTNIFKDGQKTFVNEFYKNLKKI, from the coding sequence ATGACTACTCAAAAACAAATAAATGAAATAACTTATGAGGTAATTGGCTGTGCTATAGAAGTTCATAAATACATGGGAGCTGGTTTACTTGAAAGTGTATATCAAAGTTGTTTAATTGAAGAATTAAAAATAAAAAAGATAAATTTTGTATCAGAGTTAAAAATGCCTGTTATTTATAAAGGTAAAGAGTTAGATATCGATTTTAGATGTGATTTGTATATTGAAAATATTTTAGTTGTTGAATTAAAATCAGTTAATGAAGTGCATCCAATACATGAAGCACAATTATTAACCTATATGAAACTACTAAAAGCTCCAAAAGGAATTTTAATAAATTTTAATTGTACAAACATATTTAAAGATGGACAAAAAACATTTGTAAATGAATTTTATAAAAACTTAAAGAAGATATAA